Proteins encoded within one genomic window of Halocatena marina:
- a CDS encoding DUF2891 domain-containing protein has product MNPLTAIRMEALLSGRSDQLGPDVAERLSNHPLDSIDTEFPHYARSVDSPDGIERPTERHPVFFGCYDWHSSVHSHWALIRQLRLFDEHPARSDIVDRIDDRFTAENIAREVEHFEDNETFEKPYGWAWFLHLVSELCLWEDDRAAAWRSIIKPLEETIVMLVESEFLSQKRPFRVGTHQNSAFALHCILDYARTLSNERLESAVTDTATAFYAEDRNYPVEYEPLGWDFLSPSLTEADLMRRVYSRNEFTMWIEQFLPDVTTAPYDTILEPVHTNPNRDEGVALHLVGLNLSKAWCLAGLASTLKDHQYVEAFERSAKQHTERGLDRAFTDEYAGSHWLSSFVLYLLTRNEGGIAPE; this is encoded by the coding sequence ATGAATCCGCTTACAGCCATCAGAATGGAGGCGCTTCTGTCGGGAAGGAGCGATCAACTCGGACCGGATGTTGCAGAACGCCTCTCGAATCACCCACTTGATTCGATCGATACCGAGTTTCCGCACTACGCACGCTCGGTCGATTCACCCGACGGGATCGAGCGTCCGACCGAACGCCATCCGGTGTTTTTCGGCTGCTACGACTGGCATTCATCGGTACACAGCCACTGGGCGCTCATTCGTCAGCTTCGACTGTTCGATGAGCATCCCGCAAGATCCGATATCGTAGACCGCATCGATGATCGATTCACAGCCGAGAATATTGCGCGCGAAGTCGAACATTTCGAGGACAACGAGACCTTCGAGAAACCGTACGGGTGGGCGTGGTTTTTACACCTCGTCTCAGAGCTGTGTCTGTGGGAAGATGACCGGGCAGCCGCGTGGAGATCGATTATCAAGCCGTTGGAGGAAACGATTGTAATGCTTGTCGAATCCGAATTTCTCTCTCAAAAGCGGCCATTTCGGGTCGGAACGCATCAGAACTCCGCGTTTGCCTTGCACTGCATCCTTGATTACGCGAGGACACTATCCAATGAGAGATTGGAGTCCGCGGTCACTGACACGGCAACAGCGTTCTACGCTGAGGATAGGAACTATCCAGTCGAATACGAGCCGCTGGGCTGGGATTTCTTGTCTCCGTCACTGACAGAGGCTGACCTCATGCGGCGTGTCTATTCCCGGAACGAGTTCACGATGTGGATCGAACAGTTCTTGCCTGACGTAACGACTGCACCCTACGACACGATCCTCGAACCCGTTCACACAAATCCGAATCGAGATGAAGGGGTTGCACTTCATCTAGTCGGACTCAACCTCTCGAAAGCGTGGTGCTTGGCAGGACTCGCGTCAACGCTGAAAGATCACCAGTACGTCGAGGCGTTCGAACGGAGCGCTAAACAGCACACAGAGCGTGGGTTAGATCGAGCGTTCACTGATGAATACGCCGGCTCACATTGGCTCTCTTCGTTCGTACTCTACCTTCTCACTAGAAACGAGGGCGGTATCGCGCCAGAGTGA
- a CDS encoding ABC transporter permease, translating to MVAVPLGIVGGIPAAYEFIINHWSQFLHHLWTHIKLVPVAELLAILVAVPLGIAATRFPRGKSTIQGFGNTAQTIPTLAIIFLMLPITGIGFVTAVTGLFVYALLPILTNTIAGIEGVEEGVIEAARGMGMTDRDILRKIQLPLAIPVIFAGIRTSSVIGVGTAYLAFFVGGGGLGTWVLQGIKLYQMEMAIAGAIPGAVLAITLDSGFALIERHVGGDTLHSEDLATG from the coding sequence ATGGTTGCTGTCCCGTTGGGAATCGTCGGTGGAATCCCGGCGGCCTACGAGTTCATTATCAACCACTGGTCGCAGTTTCTCCATCATCTGTGGACACACATCAAACTCGTACCGGTCGCCGAACTGTTGGCGATACTCGTCGCTGTTCCCCTCGGAATCGCTGCGACTCGGTTCCCACGCGGGAAATCAACCATCCAAGGATTCGGAAACACTGCCCAGACTATCCCAACCCTCGCTATCATCTTTCTCATGCTGCCGATCACTGGAATCGGTTTTGTCACGGCCGTTACTGGTCTGTTCGTATATGCACTCCTCCCGATTCTCACGAACACCATTGCGGGGATCGAAGGGGTTGAAGAGGGCGTCATTGAGGCAGCGAGAGGTATGGGAATGACGGATCGTGATATCCTCCGGAAGATCCAACTTCCGCTAGCCATTCCTGTTATTTTCGCTGGCATTCGAACGAGTTCGGTGATCGGCGTGGGGACCGCCTATCTCGCGTTTTTCGTCGGCGGAGGTGGACTCGGAACGTGGGTGCTTCAAGGGATTAAGCTGTACCAGATGGAGATGGCAATCGCCGGTGCAATCCCCGGCGCAGTACTCGCTATTACGCTCGATTCTGGCTTTGCTCTCATAGAACGGCACGTGGGCGGCGACACGCTGCACTCCGAAGATCTCGCAACCGGGTGA
- a CDS encoding pyridoxamine 5'-phosphate oxidase family protein: MSVSPDVEELISNAKLMAHLATSVDDRPHVAPVWYAYDDGTLSLLTGGKKLANVQENPQVAVSIEKNTNGDAEWMATLLGTGTVQTDSTRINEAARDVFTKYLGANEEEWPEYYRQALSDEPQSTLIEIDIASATATRY; encoded by the coding sequence ATGAGCGTCTCACCGGATGTTGAGGAACTGATCAGCAACGCCAAGCTCATGGCCCACCTTGCAACCTCGGTCGACGATCGGCCACACGTTGCTCCCGTCTGGTACGCCTACGACGATGGGACGCTTTCTCTCCTCACTGGTGGGAAGAAGCTCGCAAATGTTCAGGAGAACCCGCAGGTCGCAGTTTCGATCGAGAAGAACACCAATGGAGACGCTGAGTGGATGGCAACATTGCTAGGTACGGGAACCGTACAGACAGACTCCACGCGCATCAACGAGGCAGCGCGCGATGTGTTCACGAAATATCTCGGTGCCAACGAGGAGGAGTGGCCCGAATACTACCGCCAAGCACTTTCTGACGAGCCACAGAGTACACTGATTGAGATCGATATCGCATCCGCGACCGCGACTCGATATTAG
- a CDS encoding GNAT family N-acetyltransferase, translating into MPGHIFLEGTDVALRVIEQTDRDHTILGWVRNNPAFRHSLGFNAPWPRSKVQEFVESIIADESSINFFICLCDEECSQDRQVNISESKGTELKHFGVDASIAGTVNLFDVDDTSGTLSYWLFKTHRGNGYATEAVSLLLEYAFNERGLHRVDAEVFEGNNSSERLLDRFGFVHEGTARDAHFTRGEFRDTYQFGLLAPEWADREEL; encoded by the coding sequence ATGCCAGGACACATCTTCTTGGAAGGGACAGATGTCGCCCTTCGAGTGATAGAACAGACTGACCGAGACCATACGATTCTCGGTTGGGTCCGGAACAACCCTGCGTTTCGACATAGCCTCGGTTTTAATGCGCCATGGCCGCGTTCGAAAGTTCAAGAGTTCGTCGAATCCATCATCGCGGACGAATCAAGCATCAACTTCTTCATCTGTCTGTGCGATGAGGAGTGCTCTCAAGATCGGCAGGTGAATATAAGCGAAAGTAAAGGTACAGAGCTGAAGCATTTCGGAGTTGATGCATCCATTGCTGGCACGGTGAATCTGTTTGACGTTGACGACACGTCGGGGACACTCAGCTACTGGCTCTTTAAAACACACAGGGGAAATGGGTACGCGACGGAAGCAGTGTCGCTACTACTGGAATACGCGTTCAACGAACGTGGCCTCCACAGGGTAGATGCCGAAGTGTTCGAAGGAAATAACTCGTCTGAACGGCTCCTTGACCGATTCGGGTTTGTCCACGAAGGCACTGCCCGTGACGCTCACTTCACACGAGGGGAGTTTAGGGACACGTACCAGTTCGGCTTGCTGGCACCCGAATGGGCTGACCGGGAGGAACTATGA
- a CDS encoding DUF2391 family protein, translating to MRRTRWLLTHLPGVNRFGIDDIAQQIVGGFILSAPFVVTEEVWLLAASMSNLQSAITVIMVGAIGYGTLYQAEDRDADSERGISGVPFRFLSLLVISYASVAILAFVLDAPATFAATPQATFKAIGIGAVFSVIGAATADSLF from the coding sequence ATTCGACGGACACGGTGGCTCCTCACACATCTTCCAGGAGTGAACCGGTTCGGCATCGACGACATCGCCCAGCAAATCGTCGGCGGATTCATCCTGTCTGCGCCGTTTGTGGTGACCGAGGAAGTGTGGCTGCTCGCCGCTTCGATGAGTAACCTCCAGTCAGCAATCACCGTCATCATGGTTGGTGCAATCGGATACGGGACGCTCTATCAAGCAGAGGATCGTGATGCAGACAGTGAACGAGGGATCAGTGGTGTTCCATTCAGATTTCTCTCACTCCTCGTGATCTCCTATGCGTCGGTTGCAATACTTGCGTTCGTCCTCGATGCACCAGCTACGTTCGCCGCGACACCACAGGCAACGTTCAAAGCAATCGGGATCGGGGCAGTTTTCAGCGTTATCGGCGCGGCAACAGCCGATAGCCTCTTCTGA
- a CDS encoding nitrilase-related carbon-nitrogen hydrolase: MGSSAPNGSSINSTSGSAAWRTSYEADWRLLLRARALDGPYYVVGSNHTGDQLGRNHAGSSLIADPSGIVLSEVSGEVGHAVVPVERERMNTGHDRNPVRASRGWLSY; the protein is encoded by the coding sequence ATGGGGTCGAGTGCCCCGAACGGTTCATCCATCAACAGCACGTCCGGGTCGGCTGCTTGGCGCACGAGCTATGAAGCGGACTGGCGACTCTTGCTCCGTGCTCGGGCACTGGATGGCCCCTACTACGTCGTCGGGTCGAATCACACGGGCGATCAGCTCGGACGCAATCATGCGGGTTCGAGTCTCATCGCCGATCCCTCGGGAATAGTGCTGTCGGAGGTTTCTGGTGAAGTTGGTCACGCGGTGGTACCGGTGGAACGAGAACGGATGAACACCGGCCACGATCGGAATCCAGTGCGTGCGTCTCGGGGCTGGTTGTCGTATTAA
- a CDS encoding HAD family hydrolase, with protein sequence MRSHVSQRGYEAVIFDLDRTLVEHDQDPATLFDAACSATGIEPFCQPETLELAAEVVREGSEELDAVSYERRVFATAAAATDTDVPASELVQAYNDVLDNQAVSLRPGADTAIESTADLATAIVTNGSENTHTTKLQAVGLTKHFDTVIFGTDVPQVKPASDPFELALDRLRVEPSRVLKVGDSLFRDVKGANKLGLDTAWIPFDDRRRGVNDPEPTYTLSSLADLPKILSS encoded by the coding sequence ATGAGAAGTCACGTCTCCCAACGTGGGTACGAGGCGGTTATTTTTGACCTCGACAGAACCCTCGTCGAGCATGATCAAGATCCCGCAACCCTGTTCGACGCTGCGTGTTCCGCAACCGGCATAGAACCGTTCTGTCAGCCCGAAACCCTTGAACTTGCGGCCGAAGTCGTTCGAGAAGGGTCAGAAGAGTTGGATGCCGTAAGCTACGAACGCCGCGTGTTTGCAACCGCGGCCGCGGCCACTGATACCGATGTCCCCGCCAGTGAACTCGTTCAAGCGTACAACGACGTCCTAGACAATCAGGCGGTGTCCCTTCGCCCCGGTGCCGACACTGCCATCGAATCGACAGCGGACCTCGCCACTGCTATCGTGACGAACGGTTCGGAAAACACGCACACGACTAAACTCCAGGCGGTTGGACTGACAAAGCACTTCGACACGGTCATCTTTGGAACCGACGTGCCGCAGGTAAAACCGGCGAGTGATCCGTTCGAACTGGCCTTAGACCGACTGCGAGTAGAGCCCAGCAGGGTTCTGAAAGTCGGTGACTCTCTCTTTAGGGACGTCAAAGGCGCGAACAAGCTCGGTCTCGATACCGCCTGGATCCCCTTCGACGACAGACGCCGAGGTGTGAACGATCCGGAGCCAACATACACGCTGTCGTCCCTAGCAGATCTTCCTAAGATACTCTCGTCGTGA
- a CDS encoding NUDIX hydrolase N-terminal domain-containing protein, translating into MAKAVLPLLDELRILAQNGLAYADSPYDEERYTRILDLVSEYYGEISDIPKAEVQSRFEAELGYVTPKVGAQAALFNEEEEILLLKRSDDKKWCLPGGATEPGESPEETAVRETREETGLSVRPATLVGLNTRRPDTEYGPHSHVSATYLCEITGGTLRGSHESDDLQWWTIEHVTEWHKDHHKFAIRAQKEWMDE; encoded by the coding sequence ATGGCCAAAGCCGTTCTTCCGTTGCTTGATGAGCTTCGAATCCTTGCCCAAAACGGGTTAGCGTACGCAGATAGTCCGTACGATGAAGAGCGGTATACCCGGATATTAGATCTTGTGAGTGAATACTATGGTGAGATATCGGATATACCGAAAGCAGAGGTTCAATCCCGATTCGAGGCAGAGTTGGGGTACGTAACGCCGAAGGTGGGAGCGCAAGCCGCACTCTTCAATGAGGAGGAAGAAATTCTATTACTAAAACGAAGTGATGACAAAAAGTGGTGTCTCCCAGGGGGAGCGACTGAACCGGGTGAATCACCCGAAGAAACAGCCGTGCGCGAGACACGAGAGGAAACCGGTCTCAGCGTTCGTCCGGCAACTCTCGTAGGGCTCAATACACGACGACCAGACACTGAATACGGACCACATAGCCACGTTTCTGCAACGTATCTCTGTGAGATCACTGGTGGGACGCTCAGGGGCTCACACGAAAGTGATGACCTCCAATGGTGGACGATCGAACACGTCACCGAGTGGCATAAGGATCATCACAAATTCGCAATACGGGCGCAGAAAGAATGGATGGATGAATAA
- a CDS encoding nitrous oxide reductase family maturation protein NosD — MIDVDLDTSTLRTVVLTGVLLLVLITAAYLGIRGLEPEQQRTQNAGQIDDCTTIDQPGRYELTADITNTSAGTCIRIVASNVVFDGNSHAIDGRGTFGTAGVLVESSGKPTTNVTVQNANVTDWDDGIRYLTVNNGTITNTTTARNRVGLTLVGSSNNTVLNNTATANTVYGISLQKKSNDNTLTNNTATSNSLFGIHLVAGASNNTIRSNVVTANEHGIVLIGADNNTVRNSRAASNRISGIWLSEADSNRVVNNTVSNRFYGVYLGDLSSQNTIADNTASQNAVGIRLLHSRDNVITANTATENSVQGILLLSSNDIVVTDNFLSNNPADIVLAGSSNVTRANNTVNG, encoded by the coding sequence ATGATTGACGTAGATCTCGATACGAGCACGCTTCGAACAGTGGTGCTCACGGGCGTGCTTTTGCTCGTGCTGATAACAGCAGCGTACCTTGGGATCCGAGGCCTCGAACCAGAACAACAGAGGACACAGAATGCTGGACAGATCGACGATTGTACCACGATCGACCAACCGGGTCGATACGAACTCACAGCGGACATCACCAATACGAGTGCGGGGACGTGCATACGAATCGTTGCGAGTAATGTCGTATTCGACGGCAATAGCCACGCGATCGATGGGAGAGGAACGTTCGGCACTGCTGGCGTCCTCGTCGAATCGTCTGGCAAACCGACCACGAACGTTACCGTCCAAAACGCGAACGTGACGGACTGGGACGACGGCATCCGCTACCTCACGGTGAACAACGGAACGATTACAAACACGACAACGGCCCGCAATCGGGTCGGTCTCACGCTCGTTGGTTCGAGCAATAATACCGTTCTGAACAACACCGCCACAGCGAACACCGTCTACGGAATTTCACTGCAGAAGAAAAGCAACGACAACACGCTCACGAACAACACCGCTACGTCGAACTCCCTGTTTGGCATTCATCTCGTCGCCGGAGCGTCGAACAACACGATCCGGTCGAACGTTGTGACAGCCAACGAACACGGGATCGTCCTCATCGGTGCTGACAACAACACGGTACGCAACAGCAGAGCTGCCTCGAATCGTATTTCTGGTATCTGGTTGTCCGAAGCGGATAGCAACCGAGTCGTGAACAACACCGTCTCGAACCGATTCTACGGGGTCTATCTCGGAGATCTATCGAGTCAGAACACGATAGCAGACAATACCGCCAGCCAGAACGCCGTCGGTATTCGTCTTCTCCACAGCCGCGATAACGTCATCACCGCGAATACTGCGACCGAAAATAGCGTGCAAGGAATACTCTTGCTCTCCAGTAACGACATCGTGGTCACAGATAATTTCTTATCGAACAACCCTGCCGACATTGTGCTAGCGGGGTCAAGTAACGTGACTCGGGCGAACAACACGGTCAATGGCTAG